A single region of the Changchengzhania lutea genome encodes:
- the odhB gene encoding 2-oxoglutarate dehydrogenase complex dihydrolipoyllysine-residue succinyltransferase, with protein MILEMKVPSPGESITEVEIATWLVEDGDYVEKDQAIAEVDSDKATLELPAEASGVITLKAEEGDAVEVGAIVCLIDTSAEKPEGDEVAKEEKKADAPKAEPAKEAKPESSTYATGTASPAAKKILAEKGMDTSTISGTGKDGRITKADAVNAVPSMGTPTGGSRGTSRSKMSMLRRKVAERLVEAKNTTAMLTTFNEVDMSQIFALRTEYKETFKAKHGVSLGFMSFFTLAIVRALKMYPAVNSMIDGKEMISYDFYDISIAVSGPKGLMVPVMRNVENLSFRGVESEVKRLAIRARDGQITVDEMTGGTFTISNGGVFGSMLSTPIINPPQSGILGMHNIVERPVAVDGKVEIRPIMYVALSYDHRIIDGKESVGFLVAVKEALENPVELLMNNDVKKALEL; from the coding sequence ATGATTTTAGAAATGAAAGTGCCTTCTCCAGGAGAATCCATTACAGAAGTGGAAATAGCAACATGGCTAGTTGAAGACGGAGACTATGTAGAGAAAGACCAAGCCATAGCAGAGGTGGATAGCGATAAGGCAACCCTTGAGTTACCAGCAGAAGCGAGTGGTGTTATTACACTTAAAGCGGAAGAAGGTGATGCAGTAGAAGTGGGTGCGATAGTGTGTTTAATAGATACGAGTGCTGAAAAACCAGAAGGTGATGAAGTTGCAAAAGAAGAAAAGAAAGCCGATGCTCCAAAAGCTGAACCTGCTAAAGAGGCGAAACCTGAGTCTTCAACTTATGCTACAGGTACAGCAAGTCCAGCTGCAAAAAAAATACTGGCAGAGAAGGGTATGGATACATCCACAATTTCTGGAACAGGAAAGGATGGAAGAATTACGAAGGCGGATGCTGTAAATGCAGTGCCCTCTATGGGAACGCCAACGGGCGGAAGCAGAGGAACTTCACGTAGTAAAATGTCAATGCTGCGCCGTAAAGTAGCAGAACGTTTAGTAGAAGCTAAGAATACAACCGCGATGTTAACCACATTTAATGAGGTGGATATGTCGCAAATATTTGCTTTAAGAACTGAGTACAAAGAAACGTTTAAGGCAAAACATGGTGTAAGTTTAGGCTTTATGAGTTTTTTCACCTTAGCGATAGTAAGGGCGTTAAAAATGTATCCTGCTGTTAATTCGATGATTGATGGAAAGGAAATGATTTCTTATGATTTTTATGACATAAGTATTGCTGTTTCTGGACCTAAAGGACTCATGGTTCCCGTGATGCGAAATGTGGAAAACTTGAGCTTTAGAGGTGTAGAGTCTGAAGTAAAGCGATTGGCTATTCGTGCTCGTGATGGACAGATTACTGTTGATGAGATGACTGGGGGTACGTTTACCATTTCTAACGGAGGTGTTTTTGGGAGTATGCTATCTACTCCAATTATCAATCCGCCACAAAGTGGTATTTTAGGGATGCACAATATAGTGGAACGTCCGGTTGCTGTTGATGGTAAAGTAGAGATTCGCCCAATTATGTATGTGGCCTTATCTTACGACCATAGGATTATTGATGGAAAGGAGAGCGTAGGATTTTTAGTGGCTGTAAAAGAGGCTTTAGAAAATCCTGTAGAATTATTGATGAACAATGATGTTAAAAAGGCTTTAGAACTTTAA
- a CDS encoding response regulator, translating to MNISIVIADDHPLLLRGLSGFLTSKGYNIIGSAEDGNAAYKLIVTLKPDIAILDIRMPHKTGLEIAEACKKNNLTTKIILITFDKEQELYNQAQTHGVYGYILKEFAVEEIETCIDHAINNKRYFSQEIKTYLKANSVEHIIEGLNDLTKSELKIVKLISENKTSQDIADDLSISVRTVDKHRSNIVAKLQLDNKPTSLSIWANINKDYL from the coding sequence ATGAACATATCCATTGTAATTGCTGACGACCATCCGTTGTTGTTGCGTGGTCTTTCAGGTTTTCTTACTTCAAAAGGCTATAATATTATAGGCAGTGCCGAAGATGGCAATGCTGCTTATAAACTCATTGTGACCTTAAAACCAGATATTGCCATTCTTGATATAAGAATGCCCCATAAAACAGGTCTTGAAATTGCCGAAGCTTGTAAAAAGAATAACCTGACCACCAAAATAATTCTCATAACTTTTGATAAAGAACAGGAATTGTACAATCAAGCGCAAACACATGGCGTTTACGGTTATATTTTGAAGGAATTTGCTGTTGAAGAAATCGAAACTTGCATCGATCATGCAATTAATAACAAGCGTTACTTTAGTCAAGAAATAAAAACTTATTTAAAAGCTAATTCTGTAGAACATATAATAGAAGGCCTAAATGATTTGACTAAATCTGAATTAAAAATAGTTAAACTGATTTCTGAAAATAAAACAAGTCAGGATATTGCTGACGACCTCTCCATATCTGTTCGAACTGTAGATAAGCACAGAAGCAATATCGTAGCTAAACTACAACTTGATAATAAACCGACATCCCTTTCTATATGGGCCAATATAAATAAAGACTATTTGTAA
- a CDS encoding retropepsin-like aspartic protease, which yields METLQEFLLVRNYTKVKLHLTKTNHFEIKATINGVKGLFILDTGASNSCVGFEAVKNFNLLAEDSLIKAAGAGAIDMDTKTSKKNTVKIGKWKDKKIVLVLFNLSHVNTALINHDSKPVDGIIGADILKKSKAIIDYERKYLYLKLE from the coding sequence ATGGAAACGCTTCAAGAATTTTTGTTAGTACGCAACTATACAAAGGTTAAACTTCACCTTACCAAAACCAATCATTTTGAGATTAAGGCGACAATTAACGGTGTAAAAGGTTTATTTATTTTAGATACTGGAGCTTCTAATTCCTGTGTTGGTTTCGAAGCTGTTAAAAATTTTAATCTATTGGCAGAAGACTCGTTGATAAAAGCTGCTGGTGCTGGCGCCATAGATATGGATACGAAAACATCAAAAAAGAATACCGTGAAAATTGGGAAGTGGAAAGATAAAAAAATTGTGTTGGTTTTATTCAACTTAAGCCATGTAAATACGGCACTTATTAATCATGACTCGAAACCCGTAGATGGAATAATTGGAGCTGATATATTAAAAAAGTCTAAAGCCATTATTGATTATGAAAGAAAATATTTATATTTAAAGCTAGAATAG
- a CDS encoding TatD family hydrolase has product MLKDLIITDTHTHLYSEAFDEDRTEMVHRSIKAGVKRFFIPAIDSTYTASMFDLKKNFPEHVFLMMGLHPTHVKSNYNDELTHVKEMLSKHEFCAIGEIGIDLYWDKTTLAIQQKAFRDQIKLAKHYKLPIVIHCRDAFDDIFDILEEEKGADLHGIFHCFTGTLEQARQALSYNMKLGIGGVVTFKNGKIDQFLKHIDLKHIVLETDSPYLAPVPYRGKRNESSYIINVLEKLSEIYKLPIEEIAHITTENSKAVFNI; this is encoded by the coding sequence ATGTTGAAAGATTTAATAATTACAGATACCCATACCCATTTATATAGCGAAGCATTTGACGAAGATAGAACTGAAATGGTGCATCGATCCATTAAAGCAGGGGTTAAGCGTTTTTTTATTCCAGCTATAGATTCTACATATACGGCGTCCATGTTCGACCTAAAAAAGAATTTTCCAGAGCATGTGTTTTTAATGATGGGCTTACACCCAACCCATGTAAAAAGTAATTATAATGACGAATTAACTCATGTTAAAGAAATGCTTTCTAAACATGAATTTTGTGCTATTGGAGAAATAGGAATTGATTTGTATTGGGACAAAACCACATTAGCAATACAGCAAAAGGCTTTTAGGGATCAAATTAAATTGGCAAAACATTACAAATTACCGATCGTAATACATTGTAGAGACGCTTTCGATGACATATTTGACATATTAGAAGAAGAGAAGGGAGCAGATTTACACGGTATTTTTCATTGCTTTACAGGAACTTTAGAGCAAGCCCGTCAAGCCCTTTCTTATAACATGAAATTGGGTATTGGTGGCGTGGTCACCTTTAAGAATGGCAAAATAGATCAGTTTTTGAAACACATCGATTTAAAACACATCGTTTTAGAAACAGACTCACCCTATTTGGCTCCAGTACCGTATCGCGGCAAGCGTAACGAAAGTAGCTATATTATTAATGTACTGGAGAAATTATCAGAAATATATAAGCTACCCATTGAAGAGATTGCACATATAACGACGGAAAATTCTAAAGCCGTTTTCAATATTTAA
- a CDS encoding asparaginase, with product MSKMQPNILLIYTGGTIGMVKDFKTGALRAFNFKNLLKSIPELNLLDCKIESVSFETPIDSSNMNPDYWVKIAKIIEINYDNFDGFVVLHGSDTMSYTASALSFMLENLAKPIVFTGSQLPIGDLRTDAKENLITSIQVASLQYRNKPVIKEVCLYFEYKLYRANRTTKINAEHFEAFSSPNYPDLAESGVHLKVNKNQLFSPNLRKKLTVHKKLNNNVALIKLFPGISETLLESIFNTPNLEGVILETYGSGNCTTEAWFIDLLKTNIIKGIHIINVTQCPSGSVIMGHYETSSQLKKIGVISGKDITTEAAISKLMYLLANNVSKDVFKIVYETPLRGEMT from the coding sequence ATGAGCAAAATGCAACCTAATATTTTATTGATTTATACTGGAGGAACCATTGGGATGGTTAAAGATTTTAAAACTGGAGCATTACGTGCATTCAATTTTAAGAATTTATTAAAAAGTATCCCAGAATTAAATTTACTCGATTGTAAAATAGAGTCGGTGTCCTTTGAAACCCCAATAGATTCGAGTAATATGAATCCTGATTATTGGGTGAAAATCGCCAAAATTATAGAGATCAATTATGACAATTTTGATGGATTTGTTGTTTTACATGGCAGTGATACGATGAGTTATACAGCTTCTGCTCTTAGTTTTATGTTAGAGAATCTAGCAAAACCAATTGTTTTTACAGGGTCTCAATTGCCCATTGGCGATTTAAGAACCGATGCTAAAGAGAATCTGATCACCTCTATCCAGGTCGCATCGCTACAATATAGAAATAAACCAGTTATCAAAGAGGTTTGTTTGTACTTTGAGTATAAATTATATAGAGCCAATAGAACTACTAAAATCAATGCTGAGCATTTTGAAGCATTTTCATCACCTAATTACCCAGATTTGGCAGAGTCTGGGGTACATTTAAAAGTAAACAAAAATCAGCTTTTTAGTCCTAACCTTAGAAAAAAGCTTACCGTTCATAAAAAACTGAATAATAATGTAGCTCTTATTAAGTTGTTTCCGGGGATTTCTGAAACACTTTTGGAAAGTATTTTTAACACACCTAATTTAGAAGGCGTTATTTTAGAAACCTATGGTTCTGGAAATTGTACTACCGAGGCCTGGTTTATCGATTTACTTAAAACAAATATTATAAAAGGCATACATATTATAAATGTGACACAGTGCCCCAGCGGCAGTGTCATCATGGGGCATTACGAAACGAGTAGTCAATTAAAAAAGATAGGAGTTATCTCAGGAAAAGATATTACAACTGAGGCCGCTATTAGCAAACTTATGTATTTACTTGCCAATAATGTTTCAAAAGATGTGTTTAAGATTGTCTATGAAACACCGCTTAGAGGAGAAATGACTTAA
- a CDS encoding MotA/TolQ/ExbB proton channel family protein: MKRLFSILAISGIMAFGTANATTIASTNTAVTTVASITQDDVEPVEEELGFHQELKKRFIEGGPGFMGIVLLCLILGLAIAIERIIFLNLSTTNTKKLTQNVEEALASGGVEAAKEVCRNTKGPVASIYYQGLDRVDEGLDAAEKAVVAYGGVQMGQLEKNVSWISLFIALAPMLGFMGTVIGMIQAFDKIEAAGDMNPSLVAGGIKVALLTTVFGLVVAIILQIFYNYIIAKIDSIVNDMEDASITLMDLLIRNKR, encoded by the coding sequence ATGAAAAGATTATTTTCTATCCTTGCCATTTCAGGAATTATGGCATTCGGAACCGCAAATGCAACAACCATTGCAAGCACGAATACAGCTGTAACTACGGTAGCTAGTATTACCCAAGATGATGTAGAACCTGTTGAAGAGGAATTAGGGTTCCATCAGGAATTAAAAAAACGATTTATTGAAGGCGGACCAGGATTTATGGGAATCGTACTTTTATGTTTAATCTTAGGATTAGCGATTGCTATAGAAAGAATTATCTTTTTAAATTTATCGACTACAAATACTAAAAAATTAACCCAAAATGTTGAAGAAGCTTTAGCATCAGGAGGCGTAGAGGCTGCCAAAGAAGTTTGTAGAAATACTAAAGGACCAGTAGCATCCATTTACTATCAGGGTCTAGATCGCGTTGATGAAGGTTTAGATGCTGCCGAGAAAGCTGTTGTAGCTTATGGTGGTGTTCAAATGGGACAATTAGAGAAAAACGTTTCTTGGATTTCGTTATTTATCGCATTAGCACCTATGTTAGGGTTTATGGGAACGGTAATTGGTATGATTCAAGCATTCGATAAAATTGAAGCTGCTGGAGATATGAACCCATCACTTGTTGCGGGTGGTATTAAAGTAGCCCTTTTAACAACGGTATTTGGTTTAGTTGTTGCCATTATACTTCAGATTTTTTACAATTACATTATTGCTAAAATTGATAGCATCGTTAATGATATGGAAGATGCTTCTATCACGTTAATGGACTTGTTAATTAGAAACAAGAGGTAA
- a CDS encoding ExbD/TolR family protein, producing MAKRSAPEVNAGSMADIAFLLLIFFLVTTTIEKDSGINRKLPPIEESEEDVIIKQKNIFTVLLNKNDHLLVEDEVMELKNLRKAAVEFLDNGGDGSCTYCKGKKNPSSSDNPDKAIISLKNDRETSYSAYISVQNELVAAYNVLRNRRALEIGAQKGFPKMNFIDMQDNYKDVRWNGNKEKLKDVIDQIKTEIPQKLSEVQ from the coding sequence ATGGCAAAACGATCGGCACCAGAAGTTAATGCGGGCTCGATGGCCGACATAGCTTTCTTGTTACTAATATTTTTCTTAGTAACAACAACCATTGAAAAAGATTCCGGTATCAACCGAAAGCTTCCTCCTATAGAAGAATCTGAAGAGGATGTTATTATAAAGCAAAAAAACATTTTTACGGTTTTATTGAACAAAAATGACCATTTGCTTGTTGAAGATGAGGTTATGGAATTGAAAAATTTGAGAAAAGCCGCTGTTGAATTTTTAGATAACGGTGGTGATGGATCCTGTACATATTGTAAGGGGAAGAAAAACCCGTCCTCATCCGATAATCCAGATAAAGCGATCATCTCTTTGAAAAATGACCGTGAAACGTCATACTCTGCATATATATCCGTTCAGAATGAGTTGGTTGCAGCGTATAATGTGTTAAGAAATAGAAGGGCTCTAGAAATAGGCGCACAAAAAGGATTTCCTAAAATGAACTTTATCGACATGCAAGACAACTATAAAGATGTTAGGTGGAACGGTAATAAGGAAAAACTTAAGGATGTCATTGATCAAATCAAAACGGAGATTCCTCAAAAGCTTTCAGAAGTACAATAA
- a CDS encoding ExbD/TolR family protein, which translates to MSKFKKKKEGGLAPINTASLPDIVFMLLFFFMVATVMREDTLMIQNALPVANQIEKLDKKNPISYIYIGKPSANYKKFGTEARIQLNDKFADLGEVGTFINAERAALREELIPFLTVSLKVDKEANMGIVGDVKQELRKVNALKINYTTGSGDALTNK; encoded by the coding sequence ATGTCTAAATTTAAGAAGAAAAAAGAAGGAGGTTTAGCTCCAATTAATACGGCATCTTTACCAGATATTGTTTTTATGTTGTTATTCTTTTTTATGGTGGCCACTGTAATGAGGGAAGATACATTGATGATTCAAAATGCCTTACCCGTAGCAAATCAAATTGAAAAACTTGACAAGAAAAACCCTATAAGTTATATTTACATTGGAAAACCAAGTGCTAATTATAAGAAGTTCGGTACCGAAGCAAGAATTCAATTAAATGATAAATTTGCAGACCTTGGAGAAGTTGGTACTTTTATTAATGCTGAAAGAGCAGCACTTAGAGAGGAATTAATTCCTTTTTTAACAGTGTCTTTAAAAGTGGATAAAGAAGCAAACATGGGTATTGTTGGTGATGTTAAGCAAGAACTGAGAAAAGTGAATGCATTAAAAATAAACTACACAACCGGTAGTGGTGATGCATTGACAAATAAATAG
- a CDS encoding porin family protein gives MSKKSWYRTFITGVICGFLGLFSTQAQETIIKEIDSLYKEDQFYVGVTYNLLGKKPNDVKQTGFSAGIHMGFIKDMPINKNRNVAIGIGLGYSANSYNQNLLVSKDDLGNFNYSVLQDTETYSKNKFSAHFVEMPVQLRLRTSTPTGYKFWRIYTGFKVGYMFAHTTKYSGELGDLNYTDIDDFNRLHYGLTLSAGYNTWNFYMYYGLNPIFSNEAQIDGSQIDMNTIKVGLMFYIL, from the coding sequence ATGTCAAAAAAAAGTTGGTATAGAACGTTCATTACAGGTGTTATTTGTGGTTTTTTAGGATTATTTAGTACTCAAGCACAAGAAACCATTATTAAAGAAATAGATTCGCTTTACAAGGAAGATCAATTCTATGTGGGTGTGACTTATAATCTACTGGGTAAAAAGCCAAATGATGTTAAGCAAACCGGTTTTTCAGCTGGAATACATATGGGGTTTATTAAAGATATGCCCATTAATAAGAATCGTAATGTAGCGATTGGTATTGGCTTGGGCTACTCTGCAAATTCATACAATCAGAACTTGCTTGTTAGTAAGGATGATTTAGGCAATTTTAATTATTCGGTACTTCAGGACACAGAAACCTATTCTAAAAATAAATTTTCAGCGCACTTTGTTGAAATGCCTGTGCAATTAAGATTGCGGACCTCTACACCGACGGGTTACAAATTCTGGCGTATTTACACGGGATTTAAGGTGGGATATATGTTTGCGCACACCACAAAGTATAGCGGCGAGTTAGGTGATTTAAACTATACGGATATTGATGATTTTAATAGACTGCACTACGGATTAACATTGAGTGCTGGGTATAATACCTGGAATTTCTATATGTATTACGGCTTGAATCCTATTTTCTCAAATGAGGCTCAAATAGATGGAAGCCAGATAGACATGAATACGATTAAGGTCGGTTTAATGTTTTATATTCTATAG
- the rpoN gene encoding RNA polymerase factor sigma-54: protein MLKQHLQFKLSQKLSPQQIQLMKLIQLPTQAFEQRIKQELEENPALEGGKEEDDSDFDSDLDNTSDDFEDNETINTEDINVDEYLSDDEIPDYRTQVNNYSSDDEEKTMPYAAGTSFRQHLISQLNTYRLSDEERDIAEFLVGSVDESGYIRRSVSDIMDDLAFTQSVYTTEDKIERVLKIVHQLDPAGVGARNLQECLSIQLHRKEKTADTELAINIIDNAFDQFTKKHYKKLIQKFDITEIQLKDAVSEIEHLNPKPGGSYAGNNRITEHVVPDFAIKIVDGELELTLNGRNAPEIHVSREYNNMLKGYKDAKDKSKSQKDAVIFIKQKLDAAKWFIEAIKQRQQTLFVTMSAIMHYQKEYFLTGDERNLKPMILKDIADEISMDVSTVSRVANSKYVDTPYGTKLIKEFFSESMKNDQGEDVSTREIKKILETVIEDESKKKPLTDETLASILKDKGYPIARRTVAKYREQLDIPVARLRKKL from the coding sequence ATGCTTAAGCAACATTTACAATTTAAGTTGTCGCAAAAATTGTCGCCGCAACAAATTCAATTAATGAAATTGATCCAGTTGCCTACGCAAGCTTTCGAGCAACGTATTAAACAGGAACTAGAAGAAAACCCAGCATTGGAAGGCGGAAAGGAAGAGGACGATAGCGATTTTGATTCAGATCTTGATAATACCTCTGATGATTTCGAAGATAACGAAACCATTAATACGGAAGACATCAATGTCGATGAGTATTTAAGTGATGATGAAATTCCAGATTACCGTACGCAGGTTAATAATTACAGTAGCGATGACGAAGAAAAAACGATGCCTTATGCCGCTGGCACCTCATTTAGACAACATTTAATAAGTCAATTAAATACGTACCGCCTTTCTGATGAAGAGCGAGATATCGCCGAATTTTTGGTGGGTAGCGTTGATGAAAGTGGCTATATCCGTCGATCCGTTTCAGATATTATGGACGACTTGGCATTTACACAGAGTGTTTACACTACCGAAGATAAGATTGAGCGCGTTTTAAAGATTGTGCATCAACTAGATCCTGCTGGTGTTGGGGCACGAAATCTTCAGGAATGTTTAAGTATTCAACTTCACAGAAAAGAAAAAACTGCAGATACTGAATTAGCGATTAATATTATTGACAATGCCTTTGATCAGTTTACAAAAAAGCATTATAAAAAACTAATTCAAAAATTTGATATAACAGAAATTCAATTAAAAGATGCCGTTTCTGAGATTGAACATTTAAATCCGAAACCCGGAGGCTCCTATGCCGGTAACAACCGAATTACAGAACATGTGGTCCCCGATTTCGCCATTAAAATTGTTGATGGTGAACTAGAACTCACCTTGAATGGACGTAATGCCCCAGAAATTCACGTATCTAGAGAGTATAATAATATGCTTAAGGGCTATAAGGATGCTAAAGATAAATCGAAATCCCAAAAAGATGCCGTCATTTTTATTAAGCAAAAATTAGATGCTGCCAAGTGGTTTATAGAAGCTATTAAACAACGTCAGCAGACCTTATTTGTTACCATGAGTGCCATTATGCACTACCAGAAGGAGTACTTTTTAACAGGGGATGAGCGCAATTTAAAACCAATGATCCTTAAGGATATTGCTGATGAAATTTCCATGGATGTTTCTACCGTATCAAGAGTTGCAAATAGCAAATATGTAGACACGCCTTATGGCACGAAGTTAATTAAGGAATTCTTTTCAGAATCTATGAAAAATGATCAAGGCGAAGATGTATCGACCAGAGAAATAAAGAAAATTCTGGAAACTGTGATAGAGGACGAAAGCAAAAAGAAACCGCTAACAGACGAAACTTTAGCGTCTATATTAAAAGACAAAGGCTATCCAATAGCCCGAAGAACAGTTGCCAAATACAGAGAGCAATTAGATATTCCTGTAGCAAGACTTCGTAAAAAGCTTTAA
- the asnS gene encoding asparagine--tRNA ligase: MKLRTVSELLSEDIILPEVDIKGWVRTFRANRFIALNDGSSLNNIQCVVDFEKFDEALLKRITTGAAVHIKGELVESQGKGQKVEIKVNSIDILGDSDSETYPIQPKKHSFEFLREQAHLRTRTNTFSAVMRLRSTLSFAIHKYFNDNGFYYMHTPIITGSDAEGAGEMFRVTTLETKNAPKNDAGEVDYTKDFFGKETNLTVSGQLEAETYAMSLGKVYTFGPTFRAENSNTSRHLAEFWMIEPEVAFMDLAGNMDLAEDFLKSVIAYVLEHNLEDLEFLDKRLLDEEKTKPQAERSDMSLIEKLKFVTENNFKRVSYTEAIDILRHSKPNKKKKFKYIINEWGTDLQSEHERFLVEKHFKCPVILFDYPANIKAFYMRLNEDGKTVRAMDILFPGIGEIVGGAQREERLEVLKEKMAVLDISEEELWWYLDLRKYGTAVHSGFGLGFERLVMFATGMTNIRDVIPFPRTPQNAEF; the protein is encoded by the coding sequence ATGAAATTACGTACTGTTTCAGAATTATTATCTGAAGATATTATATTGCCCGAAGTAGATATTAAAGGTTGGGTAAGAACGTTTAGAGCAAATAGATTTATAGCATTAAATGATGGCTCTTCTTTAAATAATATCCAATGCGTGGTAGATTTTGAAAAGTTTGATGAGGCGCTCTTAAAACGTATAACAACGGGTGCGGCAGTTCATATCAAAGGTGAGTTGGTTGAAAGCCAAGGTAAAGGTCAAAAGGTTGAAATCAAGGTGAACTCCATTGATATTTTAGGGGATTCCGATTCTGAAACCTACCCAATTCAACCCAAAAAACACTCCTTTGAGTTTTTAAGGGAACAGGCACATTTACGCACCAGAACCAATACCTTTAGTGCCGTGATGCGTTTACGTTCAACGCTCTCGTTCGCCATTCATAAATATTTTAACGATAATGGTTTCTACTACATGCACACCCCAATTATTACAGGAAGTGATGCAGAAGGTGCTGGCGAAATGTTTAGGGTAACAACTTTAGAGACCAAAAACGCGCCAAAAAATGACGCTGGTGAAGTAGACTACACTAAGGATTTTTTCGGAAAAGAAACCAATCTTACGGTTTCTGGTCAGTTAGAAGCAGAAACTTATGCCATGTCACTAGGTAAAGTATATACTTTTGGCCCTACGTTTAGAGCTGAGAATTCCAATACGTCTCGCCATTTAGCAGAATTCTGGATGATTGAGCCTGAGGTGGCTTTTATGGATTTAGCAGGTAATATGGATCTTGCCGAAGATTTTCTGAAATCGGTAATCGCATATGTGCTTGAACATAACTTGGAAGATTTAGAATTTCTTGACAAGCGATTGCTAGATGAAGAGAAAACGAAGCCACAGGCCGAACGCAGTGACATGTCTTTAATTGAAAAACTAAAGTTTGTTACCGAAAATAATTTTAAGCGGGTAAGCTATACTGAGGCTATTGACATCTTACGACATAGCAAACCCAATAAAAAGAAGAAGTTTAAATACATCATAAATGAATGGGGAACAGATTTACAAAGTGAACATGAGCGCTTTTTAGTTGAAAAACATTTTAAATGTCCTGTGATTTTATTTGATTATCCTGCAAATATAAAGGCCTTTTACATGCGTTTAAATGAAGATGGTAAAACGGTAAGGGCTATGGATATACTTTTTCCAGGAATAGGTGAAATTGTTGGTGGTGCACAACGTGAAGAACGTTTAGAGGTTTTAAAAGAGAAAATGGCCGTTTTAGATATTTCTGAAGAAGAATTATGGTGGTATCTCGATTTACGTAAATACGGTACCGCAGTGCATTCCGGTTTCGGTCTTGGTTTCGAACGTTTAGTCATGTTCGCTACAGGAATGACCAATATTAGAGATGTGATTCCGTTTCCTAGAACACCTCAAAATGCAGAATTCTAA